The following proteins come from a genomic window of Micromonospora echinofusca:
- a CDS encoding Lrp/AsnC family transcriptional regulator, whose product MITAIVLIDCATDSIPEVAENLANLPGVSEVYSVAGHVDLIAMVRVREFEQIAQVIAGSISKVPGVLNTESHIAFRAYSQHDLEEAFAIGLANAD is encoded by the coding sequence GTGATCACCGCGATCGTGCTGATCGACTGTGCCACCGACTCGATCCCCGAGGTGGCCGAGAACCTGGCCAACCTGCCCGGCGTCAGCGAGGTCTACTCGGTGGCCGGCCACGTCGACCTGATCGCGATGGTCCGGGTCCGCGAGTTCGAGCAGATCGCCCAGGTGATCGCCGGCAGCATCTCCAAGGTGCCGGGGGTGCTCAACACCGAGTCGCACATCGCCTTCCGCGCGTACTCCCAGCACGATCTGGAGGAGGCGTTCGCGATCGGCCTGGCGAACGCCGACTGA
- a CDS encoding nucleotidyltransferase family protein, with translation MTAGRDADGPAEVCAVVLAAGEGTRLRPLTERLPKALCPVGNVPLLDRALDRLAGLGLAGPARVAVNACYLGEQVVAHVGGRAHHSVEPGDPLGTAGGVANLRDWIAGRGVLVGNADAYLADPARPPGPDIAALLDGWDGDSVRLLGQPAADPAAPGTFDGHVFTGFSLLPWRLVRELPVGFGDLVRAVWRPAEAAGALAVVPYPGTFYDTGTPADYLTANLHAAGGGNLVDPTATVTGHCRSAVIGAGAVVHGDVERAVVWPGATVGPRERLRDAVRAGTALTVPGTPPSAGRGNI, from the coding sequence GTGACCGCCGGCCGCGACGCCGACGGCCCGGCCGAGGTCTGCGCGGTGGTGCTCGCCGCCGGCGAGGGCACCCGGCTGCGGCCGCTGACCGAGCGGCTGCCCAAGGCCCTCTGCCCGGTGGGCAACGTGCCGCTGCTCGACCGGGCGCTGGACCGGCTGGCCGGGCTCGGCCTGGCCGGACCCGCCCGGGTCGCCGTCAACGCCTGCTACCTCGGCGAGCAGGTCGTCGCGCACGTCGGGGGCCGCGCCCACCACTCCGTGGAGCCGGGCGATCCGCTCGGCACCGCCGGCGGCGTGGCGAACCTGCGGGACTGGATCGCCGGACGCGGCGTCCTGGTCGGCAACGCCGACGCCTACCTCGCCGACCCGGCACGGCCACCGGGGCCCGACATCGCCGCGCTGCTGGACGGCTGGGACGGCGACTCCGTACGCCTGCTCGGCCAGCCCGCCGCCGACCCGGCGGCGCCCGGCACCTTCGACGGGCACGTGTTCACCGGCTTCTCGCTGCTGCCGTGGCGGCTGGTGCGGGAGTTGCCGGTCGGCTTCGGCGACCTCGTCCGCGCCGTCTGGCGGCCGGCGGAGGCGGCCGGCGCGCTGGCCGTCGTGCCCTACCCCGGCACGTTCTACGACACCGGCACCCCGGCCGACTACCTGACGGCCAACCTGCACGCCGCCGGCGGCGGCAACCTGGTGGACCCGACGGCCACGGTGACCGGCCACTGCCGGTCGGCGGTGATCGGCGCGGGCGCGGTCGTGCACGGCGACGTGGAGCGTGCGGTCGTCTGGCCCGGCGCCACCGTCGGCCCCCGCGAGCGCCTGCGCGACGCGGTCCGCGCCGGCACCGCCCTCACCGTCCCCGGCACACCGCCGTCGGCGGGCCGGGGGAACATCTAG
- the qcrB gene encoding cytochrome bc1 complex cytochrome b subunit, whose amino-acid sequence MKRRKFDKAAVPGNVARGVDDRFQVATPLRRLLNKVFPDHWSFLLGEIALFSFVVLLLTGVFLTFFYEPAMTEVVYNGSYAPLRGTPMSAAYASSLDISFDVRGGLIMRQMHHWSALLFMAAIVVHMLRVFFTGAFRKPRETNWIIGSLLFWVGFLAGFTGYSLPDDGLSGTGLRIASAIMLSIPVVGSWVTSSVFGGEFPGTIIISRFYIAHVLLVPGLLLALIGAHLGLVFKQKHTQWPGPGRTNGNVVGERMFPRYAIKQGGFFMVVFGVIALMGGLFQINPIWLFGPYEAWVVSAASQPDWYVMFLDGSTRLMPAWEINIPIGDGYVIPPLFWPTVVLPGILVGLSTLYPFLEARRLKDTRSHNLLQRPRDVPARTGLGAMAVAFFIVLTLSGANDVIADKFQISLNAMTWAGRIGLLVLPPLAYYVTYRICLGLQQHDREVLAHGVETGIIRRLPDGRFEEVHQPLSAADGHGDGHGALPYAGWVVPKKMNRLGALGPAIRGFFYPIEKPAEAPVSPGHPPVEPRPEREEIGSGESRR is encoded by the coding sequence GTGAAGCGGCGCAAGTTTGACAAGGCAGCAGTCCCGGGGAACGTCGCGCGGGGAGTGGACGACCGCTTCCAGGTGGCCACCCCGCTGCGCCGGCTGCTGAACAAGGTCTTCCCGGACCACTGGTCGTTCCTGCTCGGCGAGATCGCGCTGTTCTCGTTCGTCGTCCTGCTGCTGACCGGCGTCTTCCTGACGTTCTTCTACGAGCCGGCGATGACCGAGGTCGTCTACAACGGCAGCTACGCCCCGCTGCGGGGCACGCCGATGTCGGCCGCGTACGCCTCCAGCCTGGACATCTCGTTCGATGTCCGGGGTGGTCTGATCATGCGGCAGATGCACCACTGGTCGGCGCTGCTGTTCATGGCCGCCATCGTGGTGCACATGCTCCGGGTCTTCTTCACCGGCGCGTTCCGCAAGCCGCGGGAGACCAACTGGATCATCGGCTCGCTGCTGTTCTGGGTCGGCTTCCTCGCCGGCTTCACCGGCTACTCGCTGCCGGACGACGGCCTCTCCGGCACCGGCCTGCGGATCGCCTCGGCGATCATGCTCTCCATCCCGGTGGTCGGCTCCTGGGTCACCTCGTCGGTCTTCGGCGGGGAGTTCCCGGGCACGATCATCATCAGCCGGTTCTACATCGCCCACGTGCTGCTCGTCCCGGGCCTGCTGCTCGCGCTGATCGGCGCCCACCTGGGCCTGGTCTTCAAGCAGAAGCACACCCAGTGGCCCGGCCCCGGCCGGACCAACGGCAACGTGGTCGGCGAGCGGATGTTCCCGCGCTACGCGATCAAGCAGGGCGGCTTCTTCATGGTCGTCTTCGGCGTGATCGCGCTGATGGGTGGCCTGTTCCAGATCAACCCGATCTGGCTGTTCGGCCCGTACGAGGCGTGGGTGGTCTCGGCCGCCAGCCAGCCCGACTGGTACGTCATGTTCCTCGACGGCTCGACGCGTCTGATGCCCGCGTGGGAGATCAACATCCCGATCGGCGACGGATACGTGATCCCGCCGCTGTTCTGGCCGACGGTCGTGCTGCCGGGCATCCTGGTCGGCCTGTCGACGCTCTACCCGTTCCTGGAGGCCCGCCGCCTCAAGGACACCAGGAGCCACAACCTGCTCCAGCGTCCCCGGGACGTGCCGGCGCGTACCGGCCTGGGCGCCATGGCGGTCGCGTTCTTCATCGTGCTGACGCTCTCCGGCGCCAACGACGTCATCGCCGACAAGTTCCAGATCAGCCTGAACGCGATGACCTGGGCCGGCCGTATCGGCCTGCTCGTCCTGCCGCCGCTGGCGTACTACGTCACCTACCGGATCTGCCTGGGTCTCCAGCAGCACGACCGGGAGGTGCTGGCCCACGGTGTCGAGACCGGCATCATCCGGCGGCTGCCGGACGGCCGGTTCGAAGAGGTGCACCAGCCGCTCTCGGCGGCGGACGGCCACGGCGACGGCCACGGCGCGCTGCCGTACGCCGGCTGGGTCGTGCCGAAGAAGATGAACCGGCTCGGTGCCCTCGGCCCGGCCATCCGGGGCTTCTTCTACCCGATCGAGAAGCCGGCCGAGGCGCCGGTCTCGCCGGGCCACCCGCCCGTCGAGCCCCGCCCGGAGCGGGAGGAGATCGGCAGCGGCGAGAGCCGTCGCTGA
- the qcrC gene encoding cytochrome bc1 complex diheme cytochrome c subunit: MTSDNDRRRGLLARLRERPAARSRGRRRLGAAVRLLAALMLAGGAYTVFAPGVQAQDTPLTGAAAEGKALFDVSCVTCHGRNAQGVEGRGPSLIGVGAASVEFQVGSGRMPMARQEAQAQRKPELFTDEETRQLAQYVQELGGGPVVPDGENLHADGNIAAGGELFRINCAQCHAFGGGGGALSSGKYAPSLRPATDRQIYAAMLSGPQNMPVFGDNQISPDQKADLIAYIQETLKHDQDPGGFNLGRYGPSTEGLAIFLVGIVALVFASLWIAGKS, encoded by the coding sequence ATGACTTCTGACAACGACCGCCGACGCGGTCTGCTCGCGCGGCTGCGCGAGCGGCCCGCGGCGCGCAGCAGGGGCCGCCGCCGGCTGGGCGCCGCGGTCCGGCTGCTCGCCGCGCTGATGCTGGCCGGCGGCGCCTACACCGTCTTCGCCCCCGGCGTGCAGGCGCAGGACACCCCGCTCACCGGTGCCGCCGCGGAGGGCAAGGCGCTGTTCGACGTGAGCTGTGTGACCTGTCACGGTCGCAACGCCCAGGGCGTCGAGGGACGCGGGCCGAGCCTGATCGGCGTCGGCGCGGCCTCGGTGGAGTTCCAGGTCGGCAGCGGCCGCATGCCGATGGCCCGGCAGGAGGCCCAGGCCCAGCGCAAGCCGGAGCTCTTCACGGACGAGGAGACCCGCCAGCTCGCGCAGTACGTCCAGGAGCTCGGCGGCGGCCCGGTGGTGCCCGACGGTGAGAACCTGCACGCCGACGGCAACATCGCCGCCGGTGGCGAGCTGTTCCGGATCAACTGCGCGCAGTGCCACGCCTTCGGCGGTGGCGGCGGCGCCCTCTCCTCCGGCAAGTACGCGCCGAGCCTGCGCCCGGCGACCGACCGGCAGATCTACGCCGCCATGCTGAGCGGCCCGCAGAACATGCCGGTCTTCGGCGACAACCAGATCTCCCCGGACCAGAAGGCGGACCTCATCGCCTACATCCAGGAGACCCTCAAGCACGACCAGGACCCGGGCGGCTTCAACCTCGGTCGGTACGGGCCGTCCACCGAGGGCCTGGCGATCTTCCTGGTGGGCATCGTCGCGCTCGTCTTCGCGAGCCTGTGGATTGCGGGCAAGTCGTGA
- a CDS encoding cytochrome c oxidase assembly protein, whose protein sequence is MLHADPISAAAAVAAPAATAAVPPPFTVTSVFTETKLDSWLAVGLVLAAGVYLYGVHRLRLRGDRWPVARTVFFLGPGLGGIAAVTVSGLHAYDTALLSVHMVQHMVLSMISPIFLALGAPVTLALRTLPPRPRKRLLAVVHSRIARIYSFPLVAFTIFVVNPFALYFTDLYRYTLEHAWAHEVVHAHFIMTGCVFFWPLLGLDPLPGRWPYPARALLMLLSVPFHTVLGLTIMQSSTLFGGDWYPSLGLTWSDPWQDQVVAGGILWAGGEFVSVTMLAVLVVQWMRHAEREARRVDRDLDRQEARQRAAESTA, encoded by the coding sequence GTGCTGCACGCCGATCCGATCTCCGCCGCAGCCGCCGTCGCCGCGCCGGCGGCGACCGCGGCCGTCCCGCCGCCGTTCACCGTGACCTCGGTGTTCACCGAGACGAAGCTGGACAGCTGGCTCGCCGTCGGCCTGGTGCTGGCCGCCGGCGTCTACCTCTACGGGGTCCACCGGCTGCGGCTGCGCGGCGACCGGTGGCCGGTCGCCCGGACCGTCTTCTTCCTCGGCCCCGGCCTCGGCGGCATCGCGGCGGTCACCGTCAGCGGCCTGCACGCGTACGACACGGCGCTGCTGTCGGTGCACATGGTCCAGCACATGGTGCTCTCCATGATCTCGCCGATCTTCCTCGCGCTGGGCGCGCCGGTGACGCTGGCGCTGCGTACGCTGCCGCCGCGACCGCGCAAGCGGCTGCTGGCCGTCGTGCACAGCCGGATCGCGCGGATCTACAGCTTCCCGCTGGTGGCGTTCACCATCTTCGTGGTCAACCCGTTCGCGCTCTACTTCACCGACCTGTACCGCTACACGCTGGAGCACGCGTGGGCGCACGAGGTCGTGCACGCGCACTTCATCATGACCGGCTGCGTGTTCTTCTGGCCGCTGCTCGGCCTCGACCCGCTGCCGGGCCGCTGGCCGTACCCGGCGCGGGCGCTGTTGATGCTGCTCTCCGTGCCGTTCCACACGGTGCTCGGCCTCACCATCATGCAGAGCAGCACGCTGTTCGGCGGCGACTGGTACCCCTCGCTCGGGCTGACCTGGTCCGACCCCTGGCAGGACCAGGTGGTCGCCGGCGGCATCCTCTGGGCCGGCGGCGAGTTCGTCAGCGTGACCATGCTGGCCGTCCTGGTCGTGCAGTGGATGCGCCACGCCGAGCGGGAGGCCCGCCGCGTCGACCGCGACCTGGACCGCCAGGAGGCCCGTCAGCGCGCCGCGGAGTCCACCGCCTGA
- the ctaE gene encoding aa3-type cytochrome oxidase subunit III, giving the protein MTAAPAIDKSRIHSLTRPNMVSVGTIVWLSSELMFFAALFAMYFSIRAAAPEQWAEHTVHLNIPYATTFTVILVLSSVTCQLGVFAAEKGDVHALRRWFTITFVMGLIFVLGQLNEYRELVHEGIKINKDGYGSMFYLTTGFHGLHVAGGLVAFVIFMIRTTMGRFTPAQATSAIVVSYYWHFVDVVWIGLYAMIYWLQ; this is encoded by the coding sequence GTGACTGCGGCCCCAGCCATTGACAAGAGCCGGATCCACTCCCTGACCCGACCCAACATGGTCAGCGTCGGGACGATCGTGTGGCTCTCCAGCGAACTCATGTTCTTCGCGGCGCTGTTCGCGATGTACTTCTCCATCCGCGCGGCGGCACCGGAGCAGTGGGCGGAACACACCGTGCACCTCAACATCCCCTACGCGACCACCTTCACGGTGATCCTGGTGTTGTCGTCGGTGACCTGCCAGCTCGGTGTCTTCGCCGCGGAGAAGGGTGACGTCCACGCGCTGCGGCGCTGGTTCACGATCACCTTCGTGATGGGCCTGATCTTCGTCCTCGGCCAGCTCAACGAGTACCGCGAGCTGGTGCACGAGGGCATCAAGATCAACAAAGACGGTTACGGGTCGATGTTCTACCTGACCACCGGCTTCCACGGCCTGCACGTGGCCGGCGGTCTGGTCGCCTTCGTCATCTTCATGATCCGCACCACCATGGGCCGGTTCACACCGGCGCAGGCCACGTCGGCGATCGTCGTGTCCTACTACTGGCACTTCGTCGACGTCGTGTGGATCGGGCTCTACGCCATGATCTACTGGCTTCAGTGA
- a CDS encoding DUF4142 domain-containing protein: MLGIKRLGLLAALVLVGIAPAAAAQAAVQPSQQDTQYLQAVHQVNLFEITSGDLAQQKGQSQGVKDLGQRFKTDHTQVDQSVQEVANQLGVELPAEPTADQQAVIDQLNNASGEEFDRLWVTSELAGHVQAIQATQTEISQGSEQSVVQLAQTALPILQAHYDALVQLAEQLGIPVPQTSASGTPSPGGTTPAPGGTTETPAPGGTTESPAPGGTEEAPAPTQS, from the coding sequence ATGTTGGGTATCAAACGCCTCGGCCTGCTGGCCGCGCTGGTGCTGGTGGGGATCGCGCCGGCTGCGGCGGCGCAGGCCGCGGTGCAGCCGTCGCAGCAGGACACCCAGTACCTGCAGGCCGTCCATCAGGTCAACCTGTTCGAGATCACCTCGGGTGACCTGGCCCAGCAGAAGGGTCAGAGCCAGGGGGTCAAGGACCTGGGCCAGCGGTTCAAGACCGACCACACCCAGGTCGACCAGTCGGTGCAGGAGGTGGCCAACCAGCTCGGCGTCGAACTGCCGGCTGAGCCCACCGCCGACCAGCAGGCCGTCATCGACCAGCTGAACAACGCCAGCGGCGAGGAGTTCGACCGGCTCTGGGTGACCAGCGAGCTGGCCGGCCACGTCCAGGCCATCCAGGCCACCCAGACGGAGATCTCGCAGGGCTCCGAGCAGTCGGTGGTCCAGCTGGCCCAGACCGCCCTGCCGATCCTGCAGGCGCACTACGACGCGCTGGTGCAGCTGGCGGAGCAGCTGGGCATCCCGGTGCCGCAGACCAGCGCCAGCGGCACCCCGAGCCCGGGTGGCACGACGCCGGCTCCGGGCGGCACCACCGAGACCCCGGCTCCGGGCGGCACCACCGAGTCGCCGGCTCCGGGTGGCACCGAGGAGGCGCCGGCTCCCACGCAGAGCTGA
- the qcrA gene encoding cytochrome bc1 complex Rieske iron-sulfur subunit: MTTHTEHQAQQGREPLDVNTPGLSQFDIVREGARRDDIEIVHYEPQVAPGSKAERRLTRTVASFFLLTGLAATAFLVVYIWWPWKYTPGSGGDKWYTPLLGVTLGVALLGIGFGILTWGKKLLPKEVSIQDRHEGAVASDDRIITGQTMLYMADELGVKRRPLLGISLLAGLAPVGAVAAAPLVGGLISQPHKNNQMFTTGFAPAEGGEKIRLVREDGRPVRPADVSAGGQITVFPGIDHGVSNLHADSPTLLIHLRDSDAEESRRANERVGHGDYMWGNYAAYSKICTHAGCPASLYEQQTNRLLCPCHQSQFLITDNARPIFGPASRRLPQLPIEVDAEGYFVAKSDYTETVGPDFWERP; this comes from the coding sequence ATGACCACGCACACCGAGCACCAGGCCCAGCAGGGCCGGGAGCCGCTCGACGTGAACACCCCCGGGCTCAGCCAGTTCGACATCGTCCGCGAGGGCGCGCGCCGGGACGACATCGAGATCGTCCACTACGAGCCGCAGGTCGCCCCGGGTAGCAAGGCCGAGCGCCGGCTGACCCGTACGGTCGCGTCGTTCTTCCTGCTGACCGGCCTGGCGGCGACCGCCTTCCTGGTCGTCTACATCTGGTGGCCCTGGAAGTACACCCCGGGCAGCGGCGGCGACAAGTGGTACACCCCGCTGCTCGGCGTCACGCTCGGCGTGGCCCTGCTCGGCATCGGCTTCGGCATCCTGACCTGGGGCAAGAAGCTGCTGCCGAAGGAGGTCTCGATCCAGGACCGGCACGAGGGTGCCGTCGCCTCCGACGACCGGATCATCACCGGCCAGACCATGCTCTACATGGCCGACGAGCTGGGCGTGAAGCGCCGGCCGCTGCTCGGCATCTCGCTGCTGGCCGGTCTCGCGCCGGTCGGCGCGGTCGCCGCGGCCCCCCTGGTCGGCGGCCTGATCTCCCAGCCGCACAAGAACAACCAGATGTTCACGACCGGGTTCGCCCCGGCCGAGGGCGGCGAGAAGATCCGGCTGGTCCGCGAGGACGGCCGGCCGGTCCGCCCGGCGGACGTCAGCGCGGGCGGCCAGATCACCGTCTTTCCCGGCATCGACCACGGCGTGAGCAACCTGCACGCCGACTCGCCGACCCTGCTGATCCACCTGCGGGACTCCGACGCGGAGGAGTCGCGCCGGGCCAACGAGCGGGTCGGGCACGGCGACTACATGTGGGGCAACTACGCCGCCTACTCGAAGATCTGCACGCACGCCGGCTGCCCGGCGAGCCTGTACGAGCAGCAGACCAACCGCCTGCTCTGCCCGTGCCACCAGTCGCAGTTCCTGATCACCGACAACGCCCGGCCCATCTTCGGCCCGGCCAGCCGACGGCTGCCGCAGCTGCCGATCGAGGTGGACGCCGAGGGCTACTTCGTGGCCAAGTCCGACTACACCGAGACCGTCGGGCCCGACTTCTGGGAGCGGCCGTGA
- a CDS encoding NUDIX domain-containing protein produces MIPRSRATGRAVAYQVFYRLPLPVRRRLVRLAVPKYIVGAVTLVRDSEAEGAGRLLLLRQPPGRGWGLPAGLLQKGEAPVVGAARELHEESGIRLSPRQLSPAVPNAVVHAKGWVDMVFTAEVPASRTELKVDGAEVFEAAWHPLDDLPKLTWPTARLLAYYDIGPLAGQFPPPVPDTKP; encoded by the coding sequence GTCGCCTACCAGGTCTTCTACCGGCTGCCGTTGCCGGTACGCCGCCGCCTGGTCCGGCTGGCCGTGCCGAAGTACATCGTCGGCGCGGTCACCCTCGTCCGGGACAGCGAGGCCGAGGGGGCGGGCCGGCTGTTGCTGCTGCGCCAGCCGCCCGGGAGGGGCTGGGGGCTGCCCGCCGGCCTGTTGCAGAAGGGCGAGGCACCCGTCGTGGGCGCCGCCCGCGAGCTGCACGAGGAGTCCGGCATCCGGCTCTCACCCCGGCAGCTGAGCCCCGCCGTGCCGAACGCCGTGGTGCACGCCAAGGGCTGGGTGGACATGGTGTTCACCGCCGAGGTCCCGGCGTCGCGCACCGAGCTGAAGGTCGACGGCGCCGAGGTCTTCGAGGCCGCCTGGCACCCGCTCGATGACCTGCCGAAGCTGACCTGGCCGACGGCCCGGCTGCTCGCGTACTACGACATCGGACCGCTGGCCGGGCAGTTCCCGCCCCCGGTGCCCGACACGAAGCCGTGA